DNA sequence from the Stenotrophomonas oahuensis genome:
CCCTGGTCGTCCTCGCGGTTCACGGCGATGAACTCAGCACAGCGGCAAATCCAAAAACAACAGGGAGACTCAACATGACCTTGCGGCACATCACGAACAACAGCAACAGCGAAAAGCCGGCTTCTGAATCTAGCACTGCGGCTGGGTTTCACATCGTGGGGCGATACCGCAATTCTGATGGAAGCCTCGGTGTGGAAATCCGAGTGAATGCCTGCCGCGAGGGCGCAGGGAATCTCTCCTACATTGGCGCGTGGGGGACCGGGCGGCCGGTTAATAGGGATGGCATGAAACAGATGCTCCGCATCATGCTCAGCGCACATCGCGGCGCGATTGCTGAAATCCCCTTTGGCAACATGGAGGCGCGCGCATGAGCGCGCTCCCCTCCGCCGCCCACTTCACCAGCGAGGAAATCGAATTCGCTGCGGAGGTCGCCCTGCTGGCCGCCCAGGCGACTTCCAACGGGCTGGGGCTTCCCCGCACGGCGCAACGCCCTTGGGTTGCTGGCGATGAATCCGATGACGAACTGGCCAACATGATCGATTCCGTGCGCGCATCGCACCCTGGACACCCGCTGGCCGCGCAGCTGGTGCACGACCTGGCCACCTACCGCCTCGTGCGAGACAAGCGTGCGCCGGCATGCCCTGACCTCGCTGCAAGGCGCGAGAAATACATTGCCAGCTTCGCCGGGTGCGGCTGGTAATCCCAAGAGGCCGCAGGCCAGTTGACCCCGCCCAGCTGCGTCTCTATGCTCGCCACAGCTGGACTCAACATGGCTTCCCTTGGAGGGGTGGCCCGGCGCTGAGTCTGCGGGGAGGGGCGGCGAAAGCCGCCTCTCTTTTTTTTTCGTATCCCATCGCCGCGACAGGTCCGGCGGCGGCCGCACGCGTCCTCCGCATGGTTGCAGGCCATTGCCTGCAACCTGGCGTCAGTAACCTGCCGCCCGGCCCTGCTCCCACCCCGCGCTTGGACAGCGCGTTGCCGGTGCCTGCCGGCACCGGACCAATTTCGAGACCTCGCGCGGGCACCGGCCGGCTGCTCGCCGCCCGGTAGTGCCGCCTACCCCTTTCGCCGGCGTCCTGCAGGCGCTTCTCGCCTGCAGAAATCTCTCTCGATCGCTCGCGATCGCGCGGGGGCGCATGCCCGCCCGCGCCTGGCAGCGGCTTCCGCCCCTGCCGCTGGCACAGCTTGGGAGCAATTCGTCATGACCTATCGGCTCCCGTCAACGTGGCTGGTCCGCTGCGCCCCGCCTGCCTCACGGCCTATTTCCCTACCGCAACCGTGCCCAGCCGCACAGGACCGCTGGCGCTCTCCTCCTGTACGGCCGGCCCCCGCTGCGGTTCGGGGGCCTTACGGCACACGGGACTTAGCGAAGCAACCATCCATGAAGGACACCTCTGTCATGCTCGACAACACAGCCTACTGCGAACACTCGCGCCAGCAGGAGCAACAGCAACAACCAAGGCCGGCTCCAGGAGCTTGCAAAGCAGCCATCGAAGCGCAGGGACGAGTTCAGCCTTATCACCTCGCTCGCGAGCTTGAGCGGCTGGCAATGGCTATCGAAAGTGCAAAAGGCTTCCAGGCATCCGTGCAGGCACGTCTGCAGTTCCTGGTACGTGCTATTGAGCTGGAATCGGTCGCCCAGCTCAACGAGCTGGGTTCGCTGATCCCCTTCGCGTGGTTGTCAGAACGAACGCTTGACCGGGTGTTTGAGGACGGGTGCATTTCAGAAGCAGTCGTTTCCCAGCTCTTGGCGAGAACATCGGTGGATGCAGGCTTCGCAGCTGCCGTTGCGGCCGAGCTGGGTCAGCACGCCATCGAGGGATGGCGCGCTGCGCAGCGTCAAGGGGAGCTGCTGTGAAAAAACGTAGTCCGGTACGTCTCAGCGAGCACGAAAACATGTTCTATCGCCTCGCCCGGCAAAACTCACATCGGCATCGGATCTTCGACGTGTTCGGGGATTTCTGTGAAATGCTGGCCATCGAATTCTCCCAAGCCGTCGACCTCACCCAGCGCGAGCAGCGCGGCGCACGTTATGCAGCTCTGCTGCAGAAATACGACCGGTCAGAACGTGAGCGCTTCGCTCAGATGACTGCGTGCTTGGTGAATGCGCTGGAGTCCGGCATGAGCGACTGCCTTGGCACGTTGTTCATGGGTATGGACCTTGGCAATGCAGGAACAGGCCAATTCTTTACCCCTTACGAGGTGTCGCGCCTGACTGCGCAAATGACCCTGTTGGGGGCTGACGAGCTAATCGCACGAAAGGGTTTCATCACGCTCAGTGAGCCGGCCTGCGGTGCAGGCGGCATGGTTATCGCGGCAGCCGATACGTTGCGCTCGATGGGGGTCAACTACCAGGAGTGTATGCACGTCACTGCCGTGGATATCGACAGAACCGCTTGCCACATGACGTACATTCAAATGTCCCTGTTGCATATCCCCGGCATCGTCATTCACGGCAATGCGCTTGCACCTCAGAGCCCGTGGGAGCAATGGGTCACCCCGGCGCACGTCCTGGGCCGCTGGGATGAGCGGTTAGCTTGCGCCAGGGCAGTTGAGGCCATGCGCGCCCTGTTGGTGGACGATCCCGCACATCATCCGGGCGCGGACGACGCGCCGCCTCCCGCAAAGACGGGCCCAGACTGTCCGAACCGCAGGGCAGCGACACAGATGGCCTTGTTCTGACTTCATGGAGGGCGACCAGGTGCTTGGACCCTTCGCTCTTCGCTTCCATGCAGTACCCTGCCCTTGCCTTCCACAACTGCCAGGAGCGCGTAGATGA
Encoded proteins:
- a CDS encoding N-6 DNA methylase, translating into MFYRLARQNSHRHRIFDVFGDFCEMLAIEFSQAVDLTQREQRGARYAALLQKYDRSERERFAQMTACLVNALESGMSDCLGTLFMGMDLGNAGTGQFFTPYEVSRLTAQMTLLGADELIARKGFITLSEPACGAGGMVIAAADTLRSMGVNYQECMHVTAVDIDRTACHMTYIQMSLLHIPGIVIHGNALAPQSPWEQWVTPAHVLGRWDERLACARAVEAMRALLVDDPAHHPGADDAPPPAKTGPDCPNRRAATQMALF